A region of the Microbulbifer pacificus genome:
GAGGCCGGCATGGCGCAGATGGGCGGCCACGCCCTGTTCCTGTCCCCGCGCGACACCCAGCTGGGCCGCGGCGAGCCGATCGAAGACAGCGCGCGCGTCATCTCGCGCATGGTGGACATGGTGATGATCCGCACCTTCGGCCACGACATCCTCGAGCGCTTCGCTGAGTTCAGTAAGGTGCCGGTGATCAACGCCCTGTCCGACAGCTACCACCCCTGCCAGCTGCTGGCGGACCTGCAGACCTATGTCGAGCACCGCGGTAGCCCGGAGGGCAAGGTGGTGGCCTGGGTGGGAGATGGCAACAACATGTGCAGCTCCTATATCAGCGCTGCGCGCCAGTTCGATTTCGAACTGCGTATTGCCTGCCCCGAGGGTTACGACCCGGACCCGGCCGTCGTCGCCGCCGCCAGCGACCGCGTCACTATCGTGCGCAAGCCGCAGGATGCAGTGCGCGGTGCCGACTGGGTTGCCACCGATGTGTGGGCCTCCATGGGCCAGGAAGACGAGCAGCGCATTCGCATGAAGGCGTTCGAGGGCTTCCTGGTGGACCACGAGCTGATGAGCCACGCCAACCGCGACGCCGTGTTCATGCACTGCCTGCCCGCACACCGTGGCGAGGAAGTGAGCGGCGAGCTGCTGGAAGACGAGAAGATCTCCGTGGTGTGGGACGAGGCGGAAAACCGCCTGCACGCCCAGAAGGCGCTGATGGAATTCCTGCTGGAGCACAGCAACTGATATCCACCAACCTTCGACAAAATAAAGGGGCGCCGTGTGTGACTGGCGCCCCTTTTTTCGTTTACCCTACTGTCTCGCGACAGAGCACATTTGTCAGGATTGTCCAGATCAAATTTTGATCTTTTTGCGCCACTTTGCTCAGGGATTAATCAGGCCCAAATTATTATTGCCACGCTTAATTTGGGACCCCGTTACTATTAAAAAATATTCTTAGAAAAACCGCGCAGTCGCCCGAACTGATCACTTTTTATACCCGCCCAATAACGGCGGGCGTTGCAGGCTGGGGATAAATACCGCCGCACCGCCTACCCACAAATTATCCACAAGTAACCCCAAAGTTATCCGCCTTGAATTGGGCACCCAATCGCATTATCTTGTTGGTCATTCGAGATCGAACCCCAATATATTGGGTTTCACGGTGGAATCACCCACAAGAAACCCCAGGGAATGCGGCGCAGGATGCCCGAACCCCACCACAACATATTGTGTTCGACCTCTATCGCACCAACTAGGCCAGGCCTGATACAGGCCGCACAGGGCTCCGGAGCGGTGGATAAGTGTTTGCCGGCAGCACAGCCGCAAACCTCTACCGGGCAATCCGGCACAGGGTGCCCCTGAGTTTCAGACACAGAATCAAGCTGTACCCCACAAGAGTTACCCGCGCGGTGCCGAGGCATCGTCGTCACTGCTTGTGCCTGTGTAAATTGAAGGGTGTGCGAGCGGCATCGCGTTAACGCGCACAGCCAGCACAGAAAAGCGCGATACGCGCGCAAAAAATTAGAAAGAATTTTCGGCCACAAGCCGGCTAAAAAAACCAAAAGCAACACCGGGCAAGTCACACTCGACGCGCACACAAAACTATGGAGAATTTCATGCACACAGAGACAGGGCGCTCTCAGTCTGCGCCTAACGGCACTACCAAGGATTCGGTATCAGATCAGGCCAGCAGCAACACCACACTGGCTGCCACTGCCCCCGGTCAGATCCGCGTCATCAAGCGTAACGGCACCGTTGTGCCCTACGCCGACAGCAAAATCTCCGTAGCTGTAACCAAGGCATTCCTCGCCGTCGAAGGTGGCACCGCTGCCGCCTCCAGCCGCATCCACGAGCGCGTCGCCGATCTGGTTTCCCACATCAGCGCCACCTTCAAGCGCCGCATGCCGTCTGGTGGCACCATTCATATCGAGGAAATCCAGGACCAGGTAGAACTGGAACTGATGCGCGCCGGTGAGCACAAGATCGCCCGCGACTACGTGCTCTACCGCGAAGAGCACGCGCGCCTGCGCAAAGAAAAAGAACAGCAGAAAGCCGCCAGCGCCCAGTCCGCCGATACTCACCCGAGCATCCGCGTAAAAATGGAAGACGGTTCCCTGGTTGCCCTGGACATGGAGCGCCTGCGCACCATCGTCAGCGAAGCCTGTGAAGGCCTGACCGACGTCGACGGCGAGCTGATCCTGCGCGAAGCACTGAAAAACCTGTACGACGGCGTTTCCGAAACCGACATCAACACCGCGCTGGTGATCACCGCGCGTACCCTGGTTGAGCAAGAGCCGAACTACACCTACGCCACCGCGTTCCTGCTGCTGGACAAACTGCGCGCCGAAGCCCTGCGCTTCCTCGGCGTGGCCGAGTCCGCCACCCAGCAGGAAATGAAGAGCCTGTACAAGCCGGCGCTGTCCGCGTACGTGGCCAAAGGTATCGAGCTGGAACTGCTGGATCCGGCACTGGCCAGCTTCGACCTGGACATGCTGGGCGACGCCATCAAGCCCGAGTGCGATCACCAGTTCAGCTACCTCGGCCTGCAGACCCTGTACGACCGCTACTTCCTGCACTCCGACGAAATCCGTTTCGAACTGCCGCAGATTTTCTTCATGCGCGTCGCCATGGGCCTCGCCATCAATGAGGAAAACCCGAACGAACGCGCGGTTGAGTTCTACAACCTGCTGAGCTCTTTCGACTACATGAGCTCCACCCCGACCCTGTTCAACGCCGGTACCCTGCGCCCGCAGCTGTCCTCATGCTACCTGACCACCGTGCCGGACGACCTGCACGGTATCTACGGTGCCATCCAGGACAACGCCATGCTGTCCAAGTGGGCAGGCGGCCTGGGCAACGACTGGACGCCGGTGCGCTCACTGGGTTCTTACATCAAAGGCACCAACGGCAAGTCCCAGGGTGTTGTGCCCTTCCTGAAAGTGGCCAACGACACTGCGGTCGCCGTAAACCAGGGTGGCAAGCGCAAGGGAGCCGTGTGTGCGTACTTGGAAACCTGGCACCTGGACATCGAGGAATTCCTCGAGCTGCGCAAGAACACCGGTGACGACCGTCGCCGTACCCACGACATGAACACCGCCAACTGGGTGCCGGACCTGTTCATGAAGCGTGTGTTCGAAGACAAGGAGTGGACCCTTTTCTCTCCGGCGGACTGCCCCGACCTGCACGACCTGTTCGGCGACAAGTTCGAAGCGCGCTACAACCACTACGAGCAGATGGTTGCAGAAGGCAAACTGAAGCTGCACAAAAAAGTGCGCGCGCTCGACCTGTGGCGCAAGATGCTGGGCATGCTGTTTGAAACCGGCCACCCCTGGATCACCTTCAAGGACGCCTGTAACCTGCGCAGCCCGCAGCAGCACGCCGGTGTGGTACACAGCTCCAACCTGTGCACCGAGATCACCCTGAACACCAAGGCGAACGACGAAATCGCAGTATGTAACCTGGGCTCCGTAAACCTGTCCCAGCACATCGGCGAAGACGGCAAGCTCGACCAGGCAAAACTGGCCAGCACCGTGAAGACCGCCGTGCGCATGCTCGACAACGTGATCGACATTAACTACTACGCCGTGGAAACCGCGCGTCAGTCCAACATGCGCCACCGTCCGGTGGGCCTGGGTCTGATGGGCTTCCAGGACGCGCTGTACAAAGCCGGCATCTCCTACTCCAGCGATGAAGCCGTAGCCTTCGCCGACACCACCATGGAAGCGATCAGCTACTACGCGATCGGAGCCTCCAGCGACCTGGCGGCCGAGCGCGGCAGCTACTCCAGCTACGAAGGTTCTCTGTGGAGCCAGGGCATCCTGCCGATCGACTCCATCGAAATCCTGGCCAAGAACCGCGGCGAGCAGTTCATCGACCAGGACACCAGCTCCACCATGGACTGGAACGTGGTGCGCGAGAAAGTCGCGAGCCAGGGCATGCGCAACTCCAACGTGATGGCCATCGCCCCGACCGCGACCATCGCCAACATTACCGGCGTATCCCAGTCCATCGAGCCCACGTACCAGAACCTGTACGTGAAATCGAACCTGTCCGGCGAATTCACCGTGGTGAACCCGTACCTGGTACACGACCTGAAAGCCCGCGGCCTGTGGGACAAGGTGATGGTCAACGACCTGAAGTACTACGAGGGCTCCGTGCAGAAGATCGACCGTATCCCGGCCGACCTGAAAGCCAAGTACGCCACCGCGTTTGAAGTGGAGCCGCGCTGGATCGTGGACGCCGCCAGCCGCCGCCAGAAGTGGATCGATCAGGCCCAGTCCCTGAACCTCTACATCGCCGGCGCCAACGGCAAGAAACTGGACCTGACCTACCGCATGGCGTGGTACCGCGGCCTGAAAACCACCTACTACTTGCGCGCACTGGCTGCCACCTCCACGGAGAAATCCACCGTGACCACCGGCACCCTGAACGCCGTGAGTGCCGGTGGCGCACCGGCCGCCAACGCCGCACCAGCTCCGAAAGCGAAAGCTGAGGAAATGGTCGCACCGGCCGCCGTGCCCAAGGCCTGCTCTCTGGACGATCCGGATTGCGAAGCCTGCCAGTAAGCGCTGGTTGATTGTTTGCAAAGACTCTCGGGGGAGAGCACCGCGTAGGCCGATCCATAAAGTGGAAAAGCCGCGCAACCAAGACCATAAGCGCCGCCCCGGCACCGGGTTCATTACTCAACCAAAGAGTAATAGCCCGGTCCGGGTGCAAGGCGCAAAACACACCGAATGAATAGGCCCTGCCGGCAAAGTCGGCACGGCAATTGCTCAGGAAAGATAGGGGGAATCATGCTCAGCTGGGACGATTTCGACTCACAAGGCAAAAAAGAATCCAAAAAGCCCGAACCGCAACCGGTGCCGGGTGCACTGCAATCCGAGCAGCAGGCAGTCACCGAACACGGCGCTGCCTTCCATACAGACAGCGCCAGCAGTGCCCCGGCACCGACCGCGGCCCAGACCAGTTCTTCCAGCGCCACGTCCGCTGTGGAAGCCGCCCGCGCCGCCGTAGCCGATCTCGACCCGGCACCCGGCCTGGAAGAACTGGAAATGGGCGCAGCCCGTATCCAGGTAGACGAGAAGCGCATCATCAACTGCCGCGCCGACCTCAACCAGCTGGTACCGTTCAAGTACGACTGGGCCTGGCAGAAATACCTCGACGGCTGCGCCAACCACTGGATGCCGCAAGAAGTAAACATGAACAAAGACGTCTCCATGTGGAAAGACCCCAACGGTCTGACCGCCGACGAGCGTCGCATCGTGGAATACTCCCTGGGTTACTTCTCCACCGCCGACTCCCTGGTAGCCAACAACCTGGTGCTGGCCATCTACCGCCACATCACCAACCCGGAGTGCCGCCAGTACATCCTGCGCCAGTCCTTTGAAGAAGCCATCCACACCCACGCCTACCAGTACTGTGTAGAGTCCCTGGGCATGGACGAAGGCGAAGTCTTCAACATGTACCGCGAAGTGCCGAGCGTCGCCAAGAAAGCCGCCTGGAGCCTCGCGCACACCGGCTCCATCAGCGACCCGAACTTCAAGACCGGCACCGTCGAGAAAGACCAGGAGCTGCTGCGCAACCTGATCGCGTTTTACGCGGTCACCGAAGGCATCTTCTTCTACTGTGGTTTCACCCAGATCCTGTCCATGGGTCGCCGCAACAAGATGACCGGCGTTGCCGAGCAGTTCCAGTACATCCTGCGCGACGAGTCCATGCACCTGAACTTCGGCATCGACGTAATCAACCAGATCAAACTGGAAAACCCGCACCTGTGGACCGAAGAGTTCAAGCAGGAAGTGACCCAGATGATCCTGGAAGGTATGGAACTGGAAGTGGCCTACGCCCGCGACACCATGCCCCGCGGCGTACTCGGCATGAACGCGGCCATGATGGAGGAATACCTCCACTTCATCGCCAACCGTCGCCTGAGCCAGCTGGGCCTGAAAGAACAGTTCCCCGGCGCCCAGAACCCCTTCCCCTGGATGTCCGAGATCATGGACCTGCGCAAGGAGAAGAACTTCTTCGAAACACGGGTTATCGAATACCAGACCGGCGGTGCACTGCAGTGGTAAACCACTAAATAGGCATCGACTGTAGAAAAGGATTTACTACAACAAAGAGTCGCTCACAGGAAGAGAGGTATTGAAGCGGGCGAAAGCCCGCTTTTTTTTCGCCCAAAAAACTGTACAGCATTACGCTAATTTGAAACATGAAAAAACTTCTGAGATTTGATCCGAACAAGAGCTTCATTGAGCTACCTATTGTATGGATCACCGTAGGTTTCATATCATTGACATCTGCAATATTTGTGTTTTTGATTGCCAAAAATGGGCACTACGAACCAAACTTAAACGCCCGTGGATTCAACTTTTTCCTGTCTGAATTCAAATTCCCTCTCGGCACACTGGCATTAATAATACCAATAGTAGCCCTACTTTCTGCAAACCATAGGTCAGAGCAAACGAAGGCTCAGATTTATGCCACGAACTCACAAAATTTATTCACAAACTACTACAAACATATAGAAGAGTTTGAAAAATACATCTCAAAACACGAAAACTTAAAAGAAAGTATCCAAAACCCTCGAAAACTTCATAAAAAAATATATCCCAATGCTCGCTTTGGGGAAACACACATCTCCAATGAAGTAACAAACGAAATAGAAAAAAAATCAGCAGCCATCATTGATACAATGCTCCAGTTCTCCACTGGCCACAGAGGTACACAGAACGACTCAATCTTCGATCTGAACGCAAAAATTGACGAATTTGCCAACGATTTCCATATCACCTTTAATTTCAAAAACGGAAAGATATTCAGCCACGAAGGAATGACAATATCATTACCGGAGCTGGATTTGAGATATCTATTTATAAGGGCCCAAAGAGTTGCTCAACTAATTGAAACTCTGCTCACATTTGACACAGAATTCGAATCTCCAATAGGCCTACGAAATATTCTAAATATTGACATCAAAGGTGTACCATCATACAAAATAAACGATTCAGTTAACGCGCCGCCGTTTGAACTCCCAGAACTATCAAAAGAATATTGATAAATTGCCCACTGACAGGCTCAAAATTAAGACATTCTTCACATTGCAGGATCATTCACGGAATGAAAGACCTTGATGACCACAAAAAAATCGCCGTCCTGATCGACGCGGACAATGCCCAATACTCCAAGGTTAAGGCCATCTTGGATGAAATCTCTGCGCACGGACATATTGTGATCAAGCGTGCCTACGGCGACTGGTCGAGCGACAACCTGAAAAACTGGAAGAAATCCCTGAACGAACTGGCAATCCAGCCGGTCCAGCAATTTGCCTACACCACCGGCAAGAACTCCACCGATGCGTCGATGATCATCGATGCCATGGACCTGCTCTACTCTAAGCGCTTCGATGCCTTCGCGCTGGTCTCCAGCGACAGTGATTTCACCAAGCTGGCTTCGCGCCTGCGGGAAGACGAGCTGTTTGTGTTTGGCGTCGGCGAGCGCAAGACCCCTATATCTTTCCGCAACTCATGTGATGACTTTATCTTCACCGAGAACCTGGGTGGCGACGAGTCCACGCAGGAAAAGACTGCGGGCAAGCCTAAAGAACTGGAGTCGAAGAAGACTCTCAATGATCCTGCCGAACTGATTCCATTACTCACCAGAGCCTGGGAGCAGTTTCAGGACGACAGCGGCTGGGCCAATGCGTCCGCCGCAGGCAGCTTCCTAAAGCGGTCCATGCCTGACTTCGACCCGAGATCTTATGGGGCCTCCAAATTCTGGCAGTTGCTAGATAGCCTGAAAGGAAAGTTGGATATTGCCAAGAAAGAAGGCAACCAGATTTCGTATCGTGTGAGCCTCCCGAAGGCCAAAGCAAAGAGTAAACCCCAAGGCCAAACCGTCGCTCCGAGAGAAGAAGAACATGCATGAGATAAAGGCTAACCTATACCCCTGCAAGCACTGCAGTGAATCCGGGACCTGCACCACCGGCAAGGATGGCTCAAGCTGCCACGCCTGTGCCAAAGTACATGAGTTAAGTAAGAATCAAAGTTACTTCGGCCTATCTTGCGCAAGCTGTAACGGTATAGGTCAAGCCGAACCAAAAACCGAACGCATCAACAAAAGAATTAAGCCCGTACTAGCGCTTGGCACGGTTTTTCTTCTGTTAGTCTTCATTTTCACTCTCGCACTCTTCAAGAACCCTCACTTCCCCGAATTTTTGGCGTTTTCAGGTACTCTCATTGGCAGCATCACTGCCTTTTACTACACGCATTTAAAAAGCTCTTAGCGAAACACGAAAGGAATCGATTCAAAAAGAAAAACAAGTAACGGGAAAGTCATGATTCGTTATTTATCAGTCACCGTTATGCTTTTGTTCGCTGCAGACACTTATGCATGTAGCCCCGCTTTCCCGTGGGCGCTGGTCGAAAATGAAGGAATGACACTCGAAGAGGCGGAGGTTGCCGGGTCTGACGCTGTTTTTCATGGGTTCCTGAAAGAAGCCAGAACAACAGCACTCTCTGATTCAGATTTCGAGGGCGAAAGGCATTATATTTTTCACGTTATCGAACGGTTCAAAGGCAATATCAGCGCTCAGCAACGCATCGAGGTCGTCCAATCACGAGGCTACTGTAGTTTCCCCCTCCAGTTCGATCGGGAGTACCTAGTTTATTTGGAAATCGGAGAGGACGGATATTATCGCCTGGGAAACGCAGGCACATATATCTTGGATGAAAAAACACTGGATTTGAGTAGGCCGGGCGACAAGGCTGAGTATGAAACATTACAGAGCATTGGTGATGCGGCTGATTATACAATCAAATCCACGTTCGATGATGGTTCCCCAGAAGTCCTAACACTCAGCAAAGAAAAGCAGCTGGACAAAATAAGAGCCATTGCTCGCCGGGTGCGTTAACTTCGCGAATTTCCAAACTAAAATCTATGGGCACCTCTCGACACTAAGGAACTGCCCCCCGGGGAATAAGGAGTGAGCCGCTATTACCATGCCCACCACCACCGAAATCAAAACCGCCATCATCGGCTACGGCTTTTCCGCCACCACCTTCCACCTGCCGTTTATCCTGAATCTGCCGCCATTTCGCTTCACGGCGGTCAGCACCTCGAAGGGCGAACAGGTGCGGCAGCAGCATCCCGACGTGGCCGTTTATTCCGATGCAGAAACTCTGCTGACGAAAAGCGATGCCGACCTGGTGATCATCACCGCCCCCAACGACGTTCACTTTGCGCTGGCCAAGCGCGTCCTGCAGCAGGGTAAACACGTGGTGATGGAAAAGCCGTTCGTGACCCGCGTCGAACAGGGCGAGGAACTGATCGTGCTGGCGCGGCAACAGCAGCGGGTGCTGAGTGTGTACCACAACCGCCGCTGGGACGGTGACTTCCTCACGGTGCAGAAGTTGATCGCCGAGGGCCGCCTGGGCACGGTGCGCTATTTTGAAAGCCATTTCGACCGCTTTCGCCCCGAGGTGCGCAAGCGCTGGCGCGAGTCTGCGGTGGAAGGTGGCGGTATTCTGTTCGACCTCGGGCCGCACCTGATCGACCAGGCACTGCAGCTGTTTGGGCTGCCCACGGCCATCACCGCGCAGGTACGCACACTGCGCCCACAGGCGGAGGTCGATGACTTTTTCCACCTCACCCTGCACTACCCCGACCGGCTCGCGGTGCTGCGCAGTAGCCCGTTCTGTGCGTCACCGAACCTGCGCTTTGAGGTGCAGGGCACGGCCGGTAGCTATGTAAAGCACGGCCTCGACCCGCAGGAGGATCGTCTCAAGGCCGGCCTGCTACCAGTAACCGCAAACTGGGGCCACGAAGCCTCCGAGCAATACGGCCAGCTGTACGCCGCCGACGGCCATACCTTGGTCACCACCGAGACCGGCGGCTACCAGCACTATTTCCAGCAGCTGGCACAAGCCATTCTCGAGGGCGGCGAAGTCCCGGTGCGTGCCGAACACGCCCTCGACAATATCCGCCTGATCCAACTGGCCCTGCAGAGCAGTGCGAGTGGGCAAACAATCGCGGTAGATGGCAGCGAGTGGTCACTTAGCTAGTCGCCCACGAGTCCCGTATTGTTCGGGATCATGAACCACGGGGTTGATCGTTGAACTCCGGGTTACTGAAAGAATCATGGTCGAAATACCCGCGGCATGCCGGCCATCCCGATGGGCGGCGGCCGGGATCCGATCATTGCGCCCTTCTTCCCGCCCTTCTGGGCGCATGTTCCGATCACTTCCCTACTCTGGCTGTCCCTTCAGCGGGCGTCTAGCCTAATACATCTACCCGGTTTACAGCCCCGCTACAGGTCGACTTCCCGAGAGTGAAATATGAAGGCCCTTTTCGACAAGCAGACAGCGAAGAGTGATGAAGTTTTACGAGCGATCGCCCATATGCCGACCGGGAGCCTGGATGTTTTGATGGACGCAGAGTTTGCACTTGGGCTGTCAGATGCCGACTTAATGCGCATTGCGGTGTTTCTTGCAGAAAAGAGCTATGCCGAGGGCGGCTGCCCGATTGGTGCGGTCATCATTGATAACTCTACAAGGAAAATCCTGGGGAAAGGGCATAACACGCTTGTCCAGGAGAACCACCCCTACAACCACGGTGAAACTAGCGCTATCCGGGATGCCGGTCGAACCGACTTTAGCAGGACAACCCTTCTTACCAGCCTGAGCCCCTGCGATGTCTGCGCGACGTTAATTTATATGAGGGGGTTCCGTCGCGTGGTGGTAGGCGATGTCACCAATGCCGCGGGCAACGCAAAGTTTTTGCAGAAACAGGGTATTCACGTGGATATCCTGGAGGACCGGGACGGTATAGAGCTTTACGATCGCTTCCGGTCTGAAAAGCCTGACCAGGAGCTGGAAGATTGGCAGGGCCTGAGCGCCGTGAAACATCGGCACAAAAAATAAATATATGGATTTTCCTGTCGCGGGGTGATGGCACGCCACCTCTCCTGGCGGGACACACAAAAACAAGGGCGGTGGTCATCTCACCTATAAATTATCCGCCCGCAAAAAATGCCTTGATTCCGGTGAGGCCGAACTGAAACCCCATGGCAATCACGATAAGCCCCATCATGCCGGCCATCAGGTTATGCAGGAAGCTGTTGCCAGTTCCCTGGCCACTCAACCTGCTTGTCAGCAGGAGAACCAGCCACAGCGCCAACACCGCAATTGCCGCCCCGGCGATGGCGGTAACCGGCAGCGCGGTGCCGGAGTGATTGACGGAAAGCGTGATGATGCCGGTGATGGTACCCGGGCTTGCCGCAAACAGGATCAGTGGCGTCAGCGACTGCGACTGGGTGCCCGCAACCGGCGCAGCCTGTGGCGCCTGCCCGGTGCTGGCGCGCACCATCGAAAAACCCATCCACGCCAACACCAAACCGCCGGCCACCTGGAATACATCCAGGGATATCCCGAACACCTTCAGCAACCTGGCGCCGATCAGCGCAAACGTGATCAGGATGACCAGTACGGCAATGCTTGCCTTGGTGGCACTGGCCGCCCGCGCGGCGGACGACTGCCCGGCGCCGATTTGCGACAACATCAGTGCGCACACCACCGGGTTGATCAGGGACAGCAGTGTGACCGCCGCCTGAATCACCTTCATCGAGCTCACAATATCTCCCCTATTTCCGCTCCGGTCCTCCGTTGCGACCACGCGCCGGATATCAGAAATATAATCGACATTCCCGCGATCGCCGCCACCGCGCGGTGGTCACCCTACACTTTCGTTTAGCGGGCTCCGTATCGTCTGCAGCCACAGCTTTTTTTACGCGATTAGGAAAGGGGTACATCTATGGCCGATTCCCGCTCGTCACTGGCATCGATTCACCACCACGCCCTGCCGCTGAACGGCAACTTCGGCGACTACGATGCTCTGCTGGAAAAAGCCGCCAGTCGCCAGTTCATACTGCTGGGTGAGGCGAGTCACGGTACCCATGACTTTTATGCGGCGCGGGCCGAGATTACCCGGCGCATGATTCAGGAGCAGGGTCTCGATGCGGTGATCGTCGAGGGGGACTGGCCCGATGTCTATCGCATCAACCGCTTTGTGCGCGGGCTGGATGGCGACGCCAGCGCGCGCCAGGCGCTGGGGGATTTCGAGCGCTTTCCGCTGTGGATGTGGCGCAATACGGTGATAGAGTCGTTTATCCAGTGGCTGCATGACTGGAATGCCCAAAGACCCAGAGAGCAGCAGACCGGCGTTTACGGCATGGATCTGTACAGCATGTACCGCTCCGCCGATGCCGTGGTGTCCTACCTCGACAAGGTCGACCCGGAAGCTGCGGAGCGCGCGCGCGACCGCTATGCCTGCATGAACCACCACGGCGACCCGCAACGCTACGGCTATACCGCCGCTATGGGCATCAGTGAATCCTGCCAGCACAAGGCGGTGGAGCAGGTGCTGGAAATGATGCAGGCCCGCAACCAGTGGCTGCAACAGGGTGGTATCCTCGCCGAAGAC
Encoded here:
- a CDS encoding erythromycin esterase family protein; this translates as MADSRSSLASIHHHALPLNGNFGDYDALLEKAASRQFILLGEASHGTHDFYAARAEITRRMIQEQGLDAVIVEGDWPDVYRINRFVRGLDGDASARQALGDFERFPLWMWRNTVIESFIQWLHDWNAQRPREQQTGVYGMDLYSMYRSADAVVSYLDKVDPEAAERARDRYACMNHHGDPQRYGYTAAMGISESCQHKAVEQVLEMMQARNQWLQQGGILAEDEQFYAERNAHVVQHAEAYYRGMFSTRVNTWNLRDEHMVDTLLALRRHIERQRGRPARIAVWAHNSHLGDARATEAVRRGELNVGQLVREKTDGEALLVGFTTYTGHVTAAQQWGDPADHRWVRPALENSVEALFHESGLGRFYLDMSQLQGDALREPLLERAIGVIYRPETERVSHYFHVDIRDQFDVVFHLDETTALEPLDLTEGWDEQEPPETWPFGI